In one window of Nitrobacter hamburgensis X14 DNA:
- a CDS encoding type II toxin-antitoxin system Phd/YefM family antitoxin, with protein MTASRNTPAPDSDHWTVAGAKARLSEVIERAQSDPQIITRHGKPSVVMVSAEEWARKTVRKGTLAEFLMASPLRDADLDLERLRDQPRDLDL; from the coding sequence GTGACAGCCTCCCGCAACACCCCAGCGCCCGACTCTGACCATTGGACGGTGGCCGGCGCCAAGGCGCGCCTCTCCGAGGTGATCGAGCGCGCCCAGAGCGACCCGCAGATCATTACCCGCCACGGCAAGCCGAGCGTCGTCATGGTCTCGGCCGAGGAATGGGCGCGCAAGACGGTCCGCAAGGGCACGCTGGCCGAGTTCCTGATGGCGTCGCCGCTGCGTGACGCCGATCTGGATCTCGAGCGGCTCCGCGATCAGCCGCGCGACCTTGATCTATGA
- a CDS encoding Mu transposase C-terminal domain-containing protein, whose translation MSEPDNEVDWQVDWQVACERAAILRRTFAGPDGRCELRLSEAARLLGVDRTTLYRWRKRHGVEHRASALMPRAKGRRSGTRILPRCLEELIAGAIKTFYLTAEAPSLAALVWRIQGQAREAGLRKPAWRTVRRRVEAIDTKERLRRREGATAASARCEPVVASFDVSEPLAVVQLDHTVVDVVVVDEVDRKPLGRPVVTFAIDVATRMVTGFYLGFDEPSVLRAGVCLSQSVFEKEAWLAARGVALTWPVSGLPRAVHVDNAGEFHASAFTRTLQDHGIQIIYRPIGKPRFGGHVERLIGTQMGAVHLLPGTTFSNTVAKGVYPSEQRAVMTLKELERWMLLEILGVYHQRIHAGLSRPPIAVWQERTRGLALPAPRNRMAFLVGLLPAERRMVRRDGVRLFGIRYWSDALGDLPGRGHQRLEVRYDPRDLSLIYVRRPQGQFVEVSYQNLGRASISLWEQRRAVGRLRAQGRAEVDETLIFETIEAQRVLEDAARRGSREARRQIVRRPAPIAPPRDEPRGIGPIDTNDARLRLFDVEVIHDKHRP comes from the coding sequence ATGTCCGAGCCCGACAATGAGGTCGATTGGCAGGTCGATTGGCAGGTGGCCTGCGAGCGGGCCGCGATCCTGCGGCGAACCTTCGCGGGCCCCGATGGCCGGTGCGAGCTCAGGCTCTCTGAGGCGGCCCGCCTCCTCGGCGTCGACCGAACCACGCTCTACCGTTGGCGCAAGCGCCATGGTGTCGAGCATCGCGCATCGGCCCTGATGCCGCGCGCCAAGGGCCGGCGGTCGGGCACGCGGATTCTTCCGCGGTGCCTGGAGGAGCTGATTGCGGGCGCCATCAAGACCTTCTATCTGACCGCCGAGGCTCCGAGCCTTGCGGCGCTGGTGTGGCGCATTCAGGGTCAGGCGCGTGAGGCGGGCCTGCGCAAGCCGGCCTGGCGCACGGTGCGGCGCCGGGTCGAGGCCATCGATACAAAAGAGCGCCTTCGCCGACGAGAGGGAGCCACCGCCGCTTCGGCTCGTTGTGAGCCGGTCGTCGCCAGTTTCGACGTCAGTGAACCGCTCGCCGTCGTCCAACTCGATCATACGGTCGTCGATGTCGTTGTTGTCGACGAGGTCGATCGCAAGCCGCTCGGCCGTCCGGTCGTGACTTTCGCCATCGACGTGGCGACCCGCATGGTGACCGGGTTCTATCTTGGCTTCGACGAACCGTCGGTGCTGAGAGCGGGTGTCTGCCTCTCCCAATCGGTGTTCGAGAAGGAAGCGTGGCTGGCGGCGCGGGGCGTCGCCCTGACCTGGCCGGTTTCCGGCTTGCCGCGCGCGGTTCATGTCGACAATGCCGGAGAATTCCATGCCAGCGCTTTCACCCGCACGCTGCAGGATCACGGCATTCAAATCATCTATCGGCCGATCGGCAAGCCGCGTTTCGGTGGCCATGTGGAAAGGCTGATCGGAACGCAGATGGGCGCGGTGCATCTTTTGCCCGGCACGACGTTCTCGAACACGGTTGCGAAAGGGGTTTATCCGTCTGAGCAACGAGCCGTGATGACGCTCAAGGAGCTCGAGCGCTGGATGCTGCTTGAGATCCTCGGGGTCTATCATCAGCGCATCCATGCCGGCTTGTCGCGACCGCCGATCGCGGTTTGGCAGGAGCGAACCCGCGGGTTGGCGCTGCCGGCGCCCAGGAACCGCATGGCGTTCTTGGTCGGTCTGCTGCCGGCCGAGCGACGCATGGTTCGGCGCGACGGGGTACGGTTGTTCGGCATCCGCTATTGGTCGGATGCGCTCGGCGACCTTCCCGGCCGCGGCCATCAACGGCTGGAAGTTCGCTATGATCCCCGCGACCTGTCGCTGATCTATGTTCGCAGACCACAGGGGCAGTTTGTCGAGGTGTCCTACCAAAATCTCGGCCGGGCCTCGATCTCGCTCTGGGAACAGCGCCGGGCGGTCGGCCGCTTGCGGGCGCAAGGGCGCGCGGAGGTCGACGAAACCCTGATCTTCGAGACCATCGAGGCGCAACGGGTGCTTGAGGACGCGGCCCGGCGTGGCTCCAGGGAAGCGCGCCGCCAGATCGTCCGCCGTCCTGCCCCGATCGCGCCGCCGCGAGACGAGCCTCGCGGGATCGGCCCGATCGACACCAATGATGCTCGGTTGCGCCTGTTCGACGTGGAGGTCATTCATGATAAGCATCGTCCCTAA
- a CDS encoding DUF1612 and helix-turn-helix domain-containing protein, producing the protein MIAPLRIGAEVAASPAFERASDALLRLDERLKSSPFRQGYQSRSDFREACANLWMQGQLVDLQDLVLLDANTNHKIVDQATSHAWMVLRARRMVARRAIDWPLSDAGILGLEGEWAGEAEGRQRDEFIYEPGWNESERLLAWRTAISEVEKLPALIAAAIAWDQWLRLEPIQRSSWRAGLMAALILRSKGKTKYHLAAVDCGGRYAKYRRASHHQPYERIVGFLEWIETAASAGYKELDRLALAHRVMSLKLKGRRKNSRLGELVDLFISHPVVTVPMAAKALRVTTRAVDLMMKEIGSVPRELTGRERYKAWGIL; encoded by the coding sequence ATGATTGCCCCGTTGCGGATCGGCGCCGAGGTTGCGGCCAGCCCGGCCTTCGAGCGCGCCAGCGACGCGCTGCTGCGGCTTGACGAGCGCCTGAAATCGTCCCCGTTTCGCCAGGGATACCAGTCACGCAGCGACTTCCGCGAAGCCTGCGCTAACCTCTGGATGCAAGGCCAGCTCGTCGACCTCCAAGATCTCGTACTGCTCGACGCCAACACCAACCACAAGATCGTCGATCAAGCTACGAGCCACGCCTGGATGGTGCTGCGGGCTCGGCGCATGGTAGCGCGGCGCGCCATCGACTGGCCCCTCTCCGACGCAGGCATCCTGGGTCTCGAAGGCGAGTGGGCAGGCGAGGCCGAGGGCCGCCAACGCGACGAGTTTATCTATGAGCCCGGCTGGAATGAATCCGAGCGACTTCTTGCCTGGCGCACCGCCATCAGCGAGGTCGAAAAACTGCCAGCCCTCATCGCTGCCGCCATCGCCTGGGATCAGTGGCTGCGGCTCGAACCCATCCAGCGCAGCAGCTGGCGGGCCGGCCTCATGGCCGCGCTCATTCTGCGTTCAAAGGGGAAAACGAAGTATCATCTGGCGGCGGTCGATTGCGGCGGACGATACGCAAAATACCGCCGCGCGAGCCATCATCAACCCTACGAGCGGATCGTCGGTTTCCTCGAATGGATCGAGACCGCCGCGAGCGCCGGCTACAAGGAACTCGATCGGCTGGCGCTCGCGCATCGGGTCATGAGCCTGAAACTCAAGGGCAGGAGGAAGAATTCGCGGCTCGGCGAACTCGTCGATCTGTTCATCTCGCACCCGGTCGTGACGGTCCCCATGGCGGCGAAGGCCTTGCGCGTGACCACGCGGGCGGTCGACCTCATGATGAAGGAAATCGGCTCGGTTCCACGCGAGCTGACCGGCCGCGAACGCTACAAGGCCTGGGGTATCTTGTGA
- a CDS encoding DUF6088 family protein — MKSDSPDLKTAMLGRIRADEPRKVWTPSDFVDLASRDAVDKTLQRLTKAEALRRIDRGLYDQPGFNKLTQKPNPPDPRSVIDAVGRRDQTRMLVDGMTAANDLGLTDAVPAKIVVHTDARRRAIKLGNATITFRPTAASKLFWAGRPAMRVVQALHWLRDLLVRDGESEQIQRKLAKLFEDPAVGPPLKADLAAGMTALPTWMLVFLKPLIETDPDDRGQHPDNVHAAADQDRQRHDKAGDDDHHKTIRAQSNPKPHSSLKARTAKRATTKAAKA, encoded by the coding sequence ATGAAAAGCGACTCACCCGATCTGAAAACAGCGATGCTCGGCCGCATCCGTGCGGATGAGCCGCGCAAGGTTTGGACACCCAGTGATTTCGTCGATTTGGCGTCGCGGGACGCCGTCGACAAGACACTTCAGCGATTGACGAAGGCCGAAGCCCTCAGGCGGATCGATCGCGGCCTTTACGATCAGCCCGGATTCAACAAACTCACCCAGAAACCAAATCCGCCTGATCCGCGCTCCGTCATCGACGCCGTCGGGCGCCGCGACCAAACGCGGATGCTTGTCGACGGTATGACCGCCGCAAACGATCTGGGTCTTACCGACGCCGTACCCGCCAAAATCGTCGTGCACACCGATGCCCGTCGCCGTGCAATCAAGCTTGGCAATGCCACAATCACCTTTCGTCCGACCGCCGCCAGCAAGTTGTTTTGGGCCGGGCGGCCCGCAATGCGCGTCGTCCAGGCGCTTCATTGGCTACGCGATCTCCTGGTTCGCGATGGCGAAAGCGAGCAAATCCAGCGCAAGCTCGCGAAGCTCTTCGAAGATCCGGCTGTGGGACCGCCGCTCAAGGCCGATCTCGCCGCGGGCATGACCGCGCTTCCGACATGGATGCTCGTCTTCCTCAAGCCGTTGATCGAGACCGATCCTGACGATCGTGGTCAACATCCTGACAATGTTCATGCTGCGGCCGATCAAGATCGCCAGCGACACGACAAGGCAGGTGATGATGATCACCACAAGACCATCAGGGCGCAGTCAAACCCGAAACCACACTCGTCACTGAAAGCTCGGACCGCCAAACGCGCGACGACCAAGGCGGCAAAGGCATGA
- a CDS encoding nucleotidyl transferase AbiEii/AbiGii toxin family protein, giving the protein MNPAFDEVLAAGPAAMLSAFDTTAQRLGTASQNIEKDFWVCWTLDALFNGLSERGPRLLFKGGTSLSKGFGLINRFSEDIDVTVFRDDIGEPATIEELNVLSRNKRRARLDAIKEACQAYINGPLRAELTAILQKRLQAAGLSAGDARVEADGADSDGQTLLIWYPAATPRSDYVRAAIKIESGAKSALDPNSEVPIKAYVDDDLPALDLTVPAVRTVDPERTFWDKVVILHGLRRWFDKRGELRGGGQRVSRHYYDLHRLTAAPVGAAAIDDAALGADCVAHARMFFNRPDYDLATAAPGSFALAPHDEMIEQLRTDYRAMQGMIFGDPPSFEAVLKSINSLETQLNKDIANEGGPTR; this is encoded by the coding sequence ATGAACCCGGCATTCGATGAAGTTCTCGCAGCTGGACCTGCCGCGATGCTGAGCGCCTTCGACACGACCGCGCAGCGCCTCGGCACGGCATCTCAGAACATCGAGAAGGACTTCTGGGTTTGTTGGACGCTGGATGCCTTGTTCAACGGCCTCAGTGAACGTGGGCCCCGGCTCCTCTTCAAGGGCGGTACTTCATTGTCTAAAGGGTTCGGCTTGATCAACCGCTTCTCTGAAGACATCGACGTTACGGTGTTTCGCGACGACATCGGCGAACCGGCGACCATCGAGGAGCTCAACGTCTTGAGCCGCAACAAACGCCGGGCGCGCCTCGACGCGATAAAGGAAGCCTGCCAAGCCTACATCAACGGCCCACTGCGGGCTGAATTGACGGCGATTTTACAGAAACGTCTACAGGCCGCCGGCCTCAGCGCCGGCGACGCTCGGGTGGAAGCGGACGGCGCCGATTCCGACGGACAGACCCTGTTGATCTGGTATCCCGCCGCGACACCTCGGTCGGACTATGTACGGGCGGCAATCAAAATCGAGTCGGGTGCGAAGTCCGCGCTAGACCCGAACAGCGAAGTGCCGATCAAAGCATATGTCGACGATGACTTGCCGGCGCTTGACCTGACAGTGCCGGCTGTCCGGACCGTCGATCCCGAACGCACCTTCTGGGACAAGGTCGTCATCCTCCATGGCCTGCGGCGCTGGTTCGACAAGCGCGGCGAACTGCGCGGCGGGGGGCAGCGAGTGTCCCGTCACTACTATGACCTGCACCGGCTCACCGCAGCACCTGTGGGTGCCGCCGCCATTGACGACGCCGCGCTCGGCGCGGACTGCGTTGCGCACGCCAGGATGTTTTTCAATCGACCGGATTACGACCTCGCAACCGCCGCACCCGGCTCCTTCGCGCTCGCGCCTCATGACGAGATGATCGAGCAGTTGCGCACCGACTACAGGGCCATGCAAGGCATGATCTTCGGCGACCCTCCAAGTTTCGAGGCAGTGCTCAAGAGCATCAACTCGCTTGAGACGCAGCTAAACAAGGATATCGCGAACGAAGGCGGGCCGACGCGGTGA
- a CDS encoding IS110 family transposase: MDTHRTFGEVVIWEDGRLRHMGRVDMTRTALEGFGKTLLTTDEVVIEATGNCMAVSRVLSPFVKRVVIANPLQVKAIAHAHVKTDKIDAGTLANLYAAGYLPEIWTPDAVTERMRRLVARRYQVVRHRTRIKNEVHSILYAHLIPQCPHADLFGRLGRAWLIRQQVPDDERAAIERHIRELDRLGEDLGVLDREIAEGALSDTAIERLLTITGVNLTVAAGLVAAIGDIGRFSNPQKLVSYFGLNPRVRQSGLGAAHHGRISKVGRSHARAMLVEAAWAAAKTPGPLHAFFVRVRARRGHQVAAVAVARKLTVLCWHMLTKETNYLWARPSLVAHKMRGMELQAGRPQKKGNTRGPAYAYNVKKLRNQEMRVAEQAQKGYEHFVEAWRPRPPKKARGRLNPARLE, encoded by the coding sequence ATTGATACCCACCGTACCTTTGGGGAAGTAGTAATCTGGGAAGATGGTCGACTGCGACACATGGGTCGGGTCGATATGACGCGAACTGCGCTGGAAGGCTTCGGCAAAACGCTTCTGACCACCGACGAGGTGGTCATCGAGGCTACCGGTAACTGCATGGCGGTCTCTCGGGTGCTGTCACCGTTCGTGAAGCGGGTAGTGATCGCCAATCCACTGCAGGTGAAGGCGATCGCGCACGCCCATGTGAAAACCGACAAGATCGACGCCGGCACGCTGGCCAACTTGTATGCAGCCGGCTACCTGCCGGAGATCTGGACACCCGATGCTGTCACGGAGCGGATGCGCCGCCTGGTGGCGCGACGCTACCAGGTTGTCCGGCATCGGACCCGAATCAAGAACGAGGTGCACTCGATCCTCTATGCTCACCTGATTCCGCAGTGCCCTCATGCCGACCTGTTCGGGCGGCTCGGTCGTGCCTGGCTCATCCGACAGCAGGTGCCGGATGACGAGCGCGCCGCGATCGAGCGTCATATCCGGGAACTGGATCGGTTGGGAGAGGATCTCGGCGTGCTTGACCGGGAGATCGCTGAGGGCGCCCTCAGCGATACGGCGATCGAACGGCTGCTCACAATCACTGGCGTCAATCTCACGGTGGCCGCCGGGCTAGTGGCGGCGATCGGCGATATAGGCCGCTTTTCCAACCCCCAAAAGCTGGTGAGTTACTTCGGCCTGAACCCACGCGTGCGCCAGTCGGGGCTTGGGGCAGCCCATCACGGGCGGATCAGCAAGGTCGGACGCAGTCATGCCCGCGCGATGCTGGTGGAAGCCGCCTGGGCAGCCGCCAAGACGCCAGGCCCACTCCATGCCTTCTTCGTCCGCGTCCGGGCCAGGCGGGGCCATCAGGTCGCTGCCGTTGCAGTGGCGCGCAAGCTGACCGTCCTGTGCTGGCATATGCTGACGAAAGAAACGAACTACCTCTGGGCACGCCCCAGTCTCGTTGCCCACAAAATGCGCGGCATGGAGTTGCAAGCCGGCCGACCGCAGAAGAAAGGCAACACGCGCGGCCCCGCCTACGCCTACAACGTCAAGAAACTCCGGAACCAGGAAATGCGCGTCGCCGAACAGGCACAGAAGGGCTACGAGCACTTTGTCGAAGCCTGGCGCCCGCGCCCGCCAAAAAAGGCGCGCGGGCGCCTCAATCCGGCAAGGCTCGAATAA
- a CDS encoding transposase: MLAHHENLSLEGRRSLKLLLAANKRLNTAYVLKESFGQLWDCYSAL; the protein is encoded by the coding sequence CTGCTCGCGCACCACGAAAACCTCAGCTTGGAAGGCAGGAGATCGCTCAAGCTGCTGCTGGCGGCGAACAAGCGGCTGAACACGGCCTACGTACTGAAGGAATCCTTCGGCCAGCTCTGGGACTGTTATTCGGCCCTTTAA
- a CDS encoding carboxymuconolactone decarboxylase family protein: protein MSDLTYPKPTRELAEMRRSLNPEAEAAFQAFSKAVFSDGALSGKTKQLIAVAVAHVTQCPYCITGHTKAARRAGATPQELMEAVWVAAEMRAGGAFAHSTLMLSTLESPLS, encoded by the coding sequence ATGAGTGACCTAACCTATCCAAAGCCTACGCGCGAGCTAGCCGAGATGCGGCGCAGCCTCAACCCTGAGGCCGAAGCCGCATTCCAAGCGTTCAGCAAAGCCGTCTTCTCGGATGGCGCGCTTTCCGGCAAGACCAAGCAGTTGATCGCGGTCGCGGTCGCGCATGTGACGCAATGCCCTTATTGCATCACCGGCCATACGAAGGCAGCGCGGCGCGCAGGAGCGACACCTCAGGAGCTGATGGAGGCGGTTTGGGTCGCGGCCGAGATGCGGGCGGGCGGCGCATTCGCTCACTCGACATTGATGCTGAGCACCCTTGAATCACCCCTGAGCTAA
- a CDS encoding FAD-dependent oxidoreductase: protein MVAQATHDKTSHQITLLHASRRLVDLPLRGDFEQLARDNPNFVYVMTVESAPGGWQGEQGRVDADMVRKYVSDLHQPIYYLSGPEGMVKSMRTLLVGLKVNEDNIRTEEFTGY from the coding sequence ATGGTTGCTCAAGCCACCCACGACAAGACCTCGCACCAGATCACCTTGCTGCACGCCAGTCGCAGGCTGGTCGATCTGCCGCTAAGAGGCGACTTCGAGCAATTGGCCAGGGACAATCCGAACTTCGTTTATGTCATGACCGTCGAGTCCGCACCTGGCGGCTGGCAAGGCGAGCAGGGCCGCGTCGATGCCGATATGGTGAGAAAGTACGTATCAGACCTACATCAACCCATCTACTATCTGTCTGGTCCGGAGGGCATGGTCAAATCCATGCGGACTCTACTGGTGGGCCTTAAAGTCAATGAGGACAATATCCGCACCGAAGAATTTACCGGCTATTGA
- a CDS encoding TraH family protein, whose amino-acid sequence MIDAATIHQCADPVLKPAIVKKFIRAVGSPDPLTVTIRAGNRVVLVSPPKTPDQAMALVRRYVGHAMVRVGVTQYPAGFGVIDAGALKPDLVDACANIKMGTALFGKVYRIVVKWYGTPADQAFGDALEAWKTGYFDGKYVFDEPDPGSLPPRKGTPGDSDQPVKTGDAPKPATSADSGAQPAKERDDPNKAGIRIDLTSIGVGKPK is encoded by the coding sequence ATGATCGATGCCGCCACCATTCACCAATGCGCCGATCCGGTATTGAAGCCCGCGATCGTCAAGAAATTCATCCGTGCGGTCGGATCGCCCGATCCGCTCACCGTCACTATCCGCGCCGGCAACCGCGTCGTTCTCGTGTCGCCGCCGAAAACGCCGGATCAGGCGATGGCGCTCGTTCGGCGCTATGTCGGCCACGCCATGGTCCGCGTCGGCGTGACGCAATATCCCGCAGGGTTCGGCGTCATCGACGCTGGCGCGCTGAAGCCCGACCTGGTCGACGCCTGCGCCAATATCAAAATGGGCACCGCGCTGTTCGGCAAGGTCTACCGCATCGTCGTGAAATGGTATGGCACGCCAGCCGACCAGGCGTTTGGCGATGCGCTCGAGGCGTGGAAGACCGGATACTTCGACGGCAAATATGTGTTCGACGAGCCCGATCCCGGCAGTCTCCCGCCACGGAAGGGCACGCCGGGTGACAGCGACCAGCCTGTCAAAACGGGCGATGCGCCGAAACCTGCGACCAGCGCCGACAGCGGCGCGCAGCCGGCCAAGGAGCGGGACGACCCGAACAAGGCCGGCATCCGCATCGATCTGACCAGCATCGGCGTCGGCAAGCCGAAATAG
- a CDS encoding type II toxin-antitoxin system VapC family toxin: MALLVDTGRIELDIPVDAWIDRFLDRPGLEGVPLAHRAAARSYQLHHLEHRDPADRLLIATAIDLRCPLVTYDERITQFGKKRGRQQEFSIEI; encoded by the coding sequence ATCGCCCTGCTTGTCGATACGGGACGGATCGAACTCGACATTCCCGTGGATGCGTGGATCGACCGTTTTCTTGATCGGCCAGGCCTCGAGGGCGTACCGCTGGCGCATCGCGCCGCCGCTCGCAGCTACCAGCTTCATCATCTTGAACACCGCGATCCTGCGGACCGGCTTCTGATCGCCACGGCGATCGACCTTCGCTGCCCGCTGGTGACTTACGATGAGCGCATCACCCAATTCGGCAAAAAACGCGGGCGGCAACAAGAATTCTCGATCGAGATATGA